The Mycobacterium sp. EPa45 genomic interval ATGCGGGGATCAGCTCGGGCGGCAGACCGGCGGTCAGCACGCGGGCGATGACCTTCTGCGCCAATGCCAGCGCAGGCTGAGCTGTCGGCACGTCGTCGACACAGGATATTCGGCGCTCGTCGCCCGATCTTTCAGCAGCCTTGCGCTGCTCCCATTGCGCCAGCTGGTCTTCCAGCGAGATCGACTCGCCGGCCAGCACGGCGGGTACCCGGTTGCCGAGCTTGCGCACCAGCGCGTCGGCCACATCGTCGATGGTGAATGCATGCTGCGATGCCTCTTCGGCAATCCGCGCATGAAAAAGCACCTGCAGCAACACATCTCCGAGTTCGTCACGCAGCTCGTTCAGATCTCCGCGGTGGACCGCGTCGAACAGCTCGTAGGTCTCCTCCAGCAGGTAGCGCCGCAACGAGTCGTGGGTCTGTTCGCTCTCCCAGGGACCCGCCGTGCGTAGCTTGTCCATGATCGCCACGGCATCGACGAGTCGCTCGCCCGCTTGCGGCTCGGGCGCGGCGATCAGCCGCTCCCCCGCGGCCAGCCGGGCCTGCACCTCGGGGTGCTGCCGATCCGAGGACAGCAGGACCGCAGCGTCGTCACCTGTGAACACCGGCCGTCCCGACGGCAGCGACCACGGCACCTTGATCGGCAGCTCCTCGGTGTACTGCACGTCGCCGCCGAGCAGCTCGACCGCCTCCACAGGCACCAGCGACGGGCGGCGGGGGTCGACCAGGATGACGGTCACCGCTCTCCCTTCGCCGCGCCGGCCGGTGTGAACGTCGTTATATCAAGCTCGCCCTGCGGTTGCCCGTCAAGTGCGCGAAGCAGATCGGCCGCCATCTGCACCAGTTCCAGGTCCCGGATCCGCGGGGCGCCGACACCGCTGCCGGCCCGCGGGATCGGCACCGTCACCGTCGAGGTTGTCGCGCGGT includes:
- a CDS encoding nucleoside triphosphate pyrophosphohydrolase gives rise to the protein MTVILVDPRRPSLVPVEAVELLGGDVQYTEELPIKVPWSLPSGRPVFTGDDAAVLLSSDRQHPEVQARLAAGERLIAAPEPQAGERLVDAVAIMDKLRTAGPWESEQTHDSLRRYLLEETYELFDAVHRGDLNELRDELGDVLLQVLFHARIAEEASQHAFTIDDVADALVRKLGNRVPAVLAGESISLEDQLAQWEQRKAAERSGDERRISCVDDVPTAQPALALAQKVIARVLTAGLPPELIPASVVSVTVAAERDAENELRTHVLEFMDTVRAVESAIAANRRDTDTPSELDVVAPLGAVTAEEWRRHWPAPAAEALELPLVPEVVTDDDLLDDVDTVRVDEELDLPELTDDVEPAEPDDEADQPNSVEPQ